In Phlebotomus papatasi isolate M1 chromosome 1, Ppap_2.1, whole genome shotgun sequence, the following proteins share a genomic window:
- the LOC129798840 gene encoding 26S proteasome non-ATPase regulatory subunit 9 → MVVPSGNSMKKEEVLKLMEEKAKLERKLADLNQILEANNVGMEDPLVDADGFPRSDIDVYQVRIARQQIICTRNDLKGLMGQIEQGLEHYFAEQRANGAAGTSSGTSTTTKLANYTENGGISVVSARETPSAQTPICKVNLVATGGPAEQAGFRVGDEVIEFGSLNASNFRELTQIADIVKNQQDSVIKVKIRRQNRLLPLDLIPRVWSGRGLLGCNVIPADSIER, encoded by the exons ATGGTGGTTCCCAGTGGAAATTCCATGAAGAAGGAAGAGGTGCTGAAGTTAATGGAGGAAAAGGCCAAATTGGAGCGAAAATTGGCggatttgaatcaaattctcgagGCT AATAACGTTGGCATGGAGGATCCCCTGGTGGATGCAGATGGTTTCCCCAGGAGTGACATCGATGTCTATCAGGTGCGCATTGCCAGGCAGCAAATCATCTGCACCAGAAACGATCTCAAGGGACTTATGGGACAGATTGAACAAGGTCTGGAGCACTACTTTGCTGAACAGAGGGCCAATGGGGCTGCTGGAACATCATCCGGAACGTCTACGACCACCAAATTGGCCAATTACACGGAAAATGGTGGGATTTCTGTGGTTTCTGCCCGGGAGACTCCCTCTGCCCAGACACCCATCTGCAAGGTGAATCTCGTGGCCACTGGTGGACCAGCAGAACAGGCTGGTTTCCGGGTGGGAGACGAAGTGATTGAATTTGGCTCTCTCAACGCTTCAAACTTCCGGGAACTCACTCAAATTGCGGACATTGTGAAAAATCAGCAGGATTCTGTGATAAAAGTCAAGATTCGCCGTCAAAATCGCCTCCTGCCCCTCGACCTCATTCCCAGAGTTTGGTCAGGACGCGGTCTCCTCGGCTGCAATGTCATCCCAGCAGATTCAATTGAACGCTAA